The DNA region AGACAAACTAAAAAATTTTTGTTAAACAGAAGTATATTCTGGTTAACGGTACTCCGCTTTCGGCGGTGACAAATGTGTAATCAAAAGTCTGTAATCAAAAGGCAAATTTACTTCGTCTTTTTATTCACCAAAAGTTATTCTTTGGGCTTATCGGGCGAAGATTTTTTTGCTTTATATTTTTCAAAATTAATTTTTATTAGTTTTGAAAATTAGGTTGCTCTGGTAGATTATTTTTATAGTCTGAAGGTTTTCTTTCGGGTAAAGGTATATTGCGCAAGCGATCGCGCAACGACGGTTCAGGCGCAGGGGCGGGTATTGGTTTTGGTTGAGGATTTGCTTCTGGTTGCGGTTTAGGCGCAGGTTTAGTTTTTGGTTGTGGTGGAGCTACTTTTGACTCTGGTTTGGGATTATTTGCAGGTTTAGGTTCTGGTGATTTGGGTTTAGCTTCTGGCTTTTCTTCCGTTCTAATTGATGGCAAGGTCAAAGATGGACAAATCTCTGCATCATATTCATAATTAACCTTCACCTGATAGGGTTTAGGCTTTTTCGTCTTATTAGCAAAAATGCGATCGCTAAGATCTTTACTTCCTTGTTGATTGAAAACCGAATATTCTGCTCCTTTAATTAAATCAATTGCCGCGACTGCACCCTGAGTATTTACAACCACACCAAATACGCTGCTTCCTTTGAGTCTTTTGATACAGGCATCTCTAGGATAAATACCTTTAATTTCAATCTTATCTGGTTCAATATCTTCTACTTTAGCTAACCAAGCAATATAGTTTCTTCTGGCATCCTCATCAGTAGTACCAGCATTTGTCTTAGTTAAGCTTTGTCTTAAATTGCTAATGCGCTCTTGAGATTCTACAGCTTTTTTGGTGGCAATTTGCTCAGGAGTTGGCTTTGGTTGCTCAACTTCAGGCTTAGTTACAGGTAATTGTGGCTTCTGTTCTGGTTTTATGGTTGCTTGTGGAGATCGATCTGTTTGAGGAGATTTTTGTGGGAACGTAGGTAAATTATTAGGTGGGGCGGGAATTTTACCCGTATTTGGCGGCAATTTAATCGGTTTTACCTTAAAGTCCGAAGGATCAATTGCTGGAGGTTGAGGTAAATTGGATAAATCTCCGACTGGAGGGCGGGTAATATCGGTTGTGGGTGGCAAGCTAGAAAAATCGAATATAGGTGGTGGCGGAATTGTCAGTGGAGGAAGATTGTTGGAGTTGCCTATGCCAGGAATTAAGTTTGGTGGAATGGCAAAAGGTGCAGCAGGATCGCTGCTATTTGCACCAGGAAGATTATTGGGATCTGATCTGGCTGGATCGTTTAATTGAGGAGATAGATCTGGTAAACGAGACTGTTGTTCTCGATTGAGTTCAATAACCGAAACTTCTCTTTTGCCAGAATCGTTGTTGAATTTTATCGTTGGTAAACCAAACTTTAAGACTAATAAATGAAGCGCGATCGACAGCAACAAACATAGCTGTGCTGGGTTAACTAGTTTACTAGATTGATGGTCTAATTTTGACTGGTAGGACATAACCCGCAACTATAAAATTAAAATATAAAAATTTAGTTATCTAATTTAGAGAATAATTTAAACAAAATAGATAATCATCAATCTAGGTTATGCCTAATTAGTCAAGATGACAATCTATTTTCTATTAGATAGATTTGCATTTTAAACGATCGAGCATTAGATTATAAAAGACGCAACAAATAGCTTAATTTCTAATTTGCACAGGCATTACTAGATAGGTCATTTTTAATCCTCCCAAAGGACTAAAAATAACTGGTTGATTCCATTCATTCAACTGCATTTTTATTTCCGTTGTCGAAAGCGCCTTTAATCCGTCCATTAGGTATTTGATGTTAAAAGCAATTTCGATGTCTTCTCCGATAATTTCGGCTGGCAAAGACTGTTTGGCATTACCCACGTCTTGAGCATCTGCCGAGACAACTAGTTCGGCGCGAGCGTTATTAATGCTAAATTTCACTAAGTTGTTTTTCTGTGCCAATACCGCTACTAGCTCTAGACTGCTCAAGAGACGCTTACGGTTTAAAATAATTTCGCGAGCAAAGTTTTGTGGAATCAGTTGTGCATAAGTAGGATAGTCTCCTAATATTTTTGTACTAGTTAATAGGCGATCGCCCAATTCAAACACGATCACCTGTTCATCGAAACTAACTTTAACCAAATCGGTAGTCTGAGCATCACCTACAATTCTTTCTAGCTCTCGCAATGCTTTGGCAGGTATGGTTACGGCGATTTTTGGTAACTCTATAGTAGATTCTGCGTTTTCAGGATTGAGATCTGTGGCTACAACTGCCAAGCGATGACTATCAGTGGCGGCGAATTCCAAAATATCGCCCAAATTACCTTGTCCCAAGCCTTGGCTTTTTAAATGAACTCCTGTAAGCACTTGTTTGGATAGTTCGGTCGAAGCAGCAAATAAACATCCTCCCAAACCTTTATTTAGGACAGCTATAGGTAGTTCAATAGTTTGTTTCGCTTCAATTGTTGGCAAATTAGGAAACTCGGCTGCGTCTATTCCTGTTAGTTGAAATTGACCTGAAGTTGAGCTGATTGTCGTCATAAAACCATCCTCAGCAACGTCTAGAGTAATTTCTATCTCTGGTAAACGAGTGACAATATCGTTTAATAATTTGGCGGGAAGCGTGATGTCACCGCCTTCAACAACCTCAGCATTAAAACTAGTCTTGATACCCAAACTACCATCAAAGGCAATCAGGCTAACTTTCTGAGTAGTCTCGCTAGCTTTGATTAAAACGTTGCCCAATACCGCAGGTTCTGGACGAGAGGGAACAGCACGATTAACCAGAACCAGATTATTTTTCAGATCGTATGAAGCGCAAACAATTTTCATCTCAGAATCGGAATCTAGGGATATTGCCAAACAATTGTACTATGTTTAGCTCCAAGCTATAAGCTATCAAAATTAAGCTTTCAATAATTCTCGTCAAACAATACACTGACGATAATGTTGAGTATATTTTAAAAGTCTAATTATGCTGTGGTATGGCACTCGAAGCAAAGGTTAAGACACGTCGATCAAAAGCTAATAGCAAATAGCTAATAGCTAATAGCATATTTGCTCATTTTATAACTAACGTCCTAATCTATAGTTCACTTGCTGTAACTAGTTTTTAATTTCTAGTTATCGACTATAATAAACGCTTAATTTAGTCGATAAATTGAGAAAATCAAAAGATTTTGTGGATAAGCTGTGGATAACTTAAGATTTTCTGTTTCATCCTGTGGAAAAAAATTCTGCGATAGTTAAATTAGTTTAGGTTTTAAACTTTTGTCGGCTAACAAAGTTAATCCGATCGCTTAACAAAGATATGGTCTGATTCAAGGCGCGATCTTTTCTGAGCAGTTTAGCAATTTTGTCACAACTATACATGACGGATGTATGATCTTTCCCACCAAACTTTTCGCCAATACGAGGTAAGCTTAGGTCTGTATGTTGTCGCATTAGGTACATAGCGATATGTCTGGCATTGCTAATCTCGCGACGACGAGAGCTACTTTTTAAATCATGGGTAGAGACATTTAAAATCTCGGCTGATACTTCCAGAATAGTTTCTGGAGAGGCAGTAATTTGTTCTACTTTAGGATTGAGTGCCGCTGCGATATTTTCGACCGTCATCGATAAGCCAGACAGAGAAATATAGGCGATCGCCCTAATTAATGCTCCTTCTAATTCTCGGATATTGGAGGTATATTGACTAGCGATATAGGCGATCGCTTCTTTCGGTAAACGAACATTTTCATATTCTGCCTTCTTTTGTAAAATTGCCATGCGGGTTTCCAAATCGGGAACTTGGACATCCGCAATCAAGCCCATCGAGAATCTAGAACTCAAGCGTTCCTGTAGTTTAGGGATTTGCTGTGGAGGGCGATCGCTTGCTAGAACTACCTGTCTTCCTGCCTCATGAAGCGTATTAAAGGTGTGAAAAAATTCTTCTTGGGTATACTCTTTGCCTTCAATAAAGTGAATATCGTCTACTAGTAAAATATCGGCAGTGCGATAATGTTCGCGAAAAGTCTGAATACTATCATTACGAATTGCCGCAATTAAGTCGTTAGTGAATTGTTCAGTCGAAACATAAAAAACCCGCGCCTCAGGATTAATTTCTAGATGATAATGCCCAATTGCCTGCATTAAATGCGTTTTACCTAGTCCAACACCTCCACAGAGAAACAGAGGATTAAAATCTCGTCCAGGAGACTCGGCAACAGCCAAAGAAGCAGCGTGTACCATGCGATTTGTCGGACCAACAACAAAGCTATAAAAAGTATATTTAGGATTTAATTTATTCGGTTTAAGAGAATTTTTAGCAGCAGATGAAGATTCCTGCTGGAGTTGAGCAAAATTGGTTGGTTCGGTTAAAAAATCGAGGTCTGCACCTTGTTGAGATTTGAGACGAATTTCTAGAGGCTTGCCGATAACTTCTGCTACTGCGTCACAAATAATGCCGACATAGTGCTTTTGTAGATGGCTTGTTACAAAAGCGTTAGGAGTTACAATAGTTATACTGTGGACATTAAAATCTTCGACAGTAGTATTTTGAATCCAAGTTTCAAAGGTAGGGCGACTTAGCCGTTCTTCGAGAAGTTCTAGAACTCTTTGCCATAATTGTTCTGCGGAAATTGTCACTCTTTTTAGATAATTAGTAAAGGTGATTTGAAATCAAGACAGGTTGCTTCTGAAGCAGCTTGTACAATTAGTTCTCTTGTAAAATTTTATCAGTTGAGTTGTATTGGGATCGGTAATATTTACTATCTATTTCCAATCGTTAAAACTTTTTTGCAAGACAAAATACTCTTCAAGTAAACCTTACTAATTAATTTAATAGCTGATGAACATGAATAAACTTCCAGCGATCGCTCAAATAGGCCAACCAATTCTCAGAAGCCAGGCTAAACCCGTAAATAAAATTTTAGACCCTTCCATCATAGAGCTAATTGACTTATTAACCGCTACCGCGATCGCCAATTCGGGCGTGGGAATTGCCGCGCCACAAATTTCTCAGCCTTATCGACTGTTTATCATTGCTTCTCATCCCAGCGATCGCTATCCTCATGCGCCAACTATGCCACCGACTGCAATGATTAACCCGCAAATCTTGTCTCATGGTGAAAAAGTAGTCAAAGATTGGGAAGGATGCTTAAGCGTACCTAACGTTAGAGGTTTAGTGCCTAGATATCAAGAAATTGAGGTTGAATACACAACTAAGCAAGGAGAAATAAATCAGGAAATCCTCACCGATTTTGTGGCGCGTATTTTCCAGCATGAATTAGATCATCTTAACGGTATTGTATTTACAGATCGAGTCACAGATCCAGCCGACTTGTATACCGAAGCCGAATATCGTCAGCTTAGATCTTTGAATTAGAAACCAATAAATTTATGATTATTAATATTAAAGTCACTCGTTCTTCTCCTCTTCAAGACAAGGCTTGCGAGTGTCTCCATTGTACAGTCGTCAAGCATCAAAGCAATTATTTAGATAAAATAAGGCGATTTAAGTCTCAATTTTCATAAAAGTGCTAAAATTCTAAGTGGGGAATCAACAGATTAAAGATTAAGTTTGTATCCAGTATCTAATGGTCTTTTCCGTAAAGTATTGAGCTATTTCTTTCCAATAATTCTGTTTCTCTGGACACAACACTCATTGAGAATACATTCAGAATATGTCAATTTACGTAGGCAATTTATCTTACGAAGTTAGTCAAGAAGATTTAAGTGAAGTCTTCAACGAATATGGAACTGTTAAACGAATTCATATTCCTAGCGATCGCGAAACAGGTCGTCCAAGAGGATTTGCTTTTGTCGAAATGGAATCTGAAGCCAACGAAGATAAAGCTATTGAAGCTTTAGACGGTGCCGAATGGATGGATCGCCAGCTAAAAGTTAATAAAGCCAAACCGCGCGAAAACCGAAGTGGCGGTCGAAACAACCGTTTCTAAGCAAACCGATTGAACAGCGATTAAAAACCAATTAAATTAAACAGTCAACGCTTCTAGGAATTGAGTGACATATAGGTCTATACTCTTTCTTTAGAGGCGTTTTGTTATCTAATGTAGATGTAATTTAACGTTTTGTAAATTGGTAAAAAATCAAGGAATACTTTATAACTTTTAACTACAGTATTAGGCTACTAATTATCAATTACGGCAATACATTCAATCTCAACTAATACGTCTTTGGGTAAACGCGAAACCTCAACACAGGCGCGGGCGGGAGCAGTAGCTTCGGCAAAATACTGAGCATATACTTGATTCATGGAGCCAAAGTGGGCTAAATCCGTCATAAAAACGCTAGTTTTGACTACATTATCCCAAGTTGCTCCTGCTTCAGTCAAAATTGCCTCAATATTAGCCATTACTTGCTGAGTTTGTGCGGTGATATCTCCTTCACCAATAATTTTTCCCGACTGGGGATCTAGAGGAACTTGTCCTGCGACAAACAGCATCTGACCACAAGTAGCGATCGCCTGATTATAAGGACCAACTGGGGCGGGTGCTCGATCGGTACGAATAACTTTTTTAAACATGGGAACTAAAAATTAATCCTAATATTAACAACAACGAACTAGAAAGATATAAATTAACGGCAAGAAACTTGCTATTACTAACTTTGTGAGGAACAGCATGATTTTGGTTGACGTGGTGAACCAACTGATAGGCAAAGGGCAAACTACCAAAACCGAGCAAACTAAAAAGAGGCAATGTACCAGTAGCGAGCAAAATTAGCGTTAAGATATAAATACTAGCGGTAGCAGCTGTTAATACCTTCGCACCTTTAGCCGTTCCTAAACGCACAATTGGCGATCGCTTTCCTGCTGCCAAGTCGTCTTCGACCTGATGAAAATGAGAACAAAATAAAATAATTGAGGTAGTAATACCAACAATGCTAGAAATCGCTAAATTATCTGCCGAAAATGTTTGAGTCTGAGCATAGTAGGCAGCAGAAACTGCACCAGGACCAAAGGTAAAGAAACAAATTATTTCTCCCAAACCTAAGTAGCCTAAGCGAAACGGCGGGCCTTGATAGGTATAGCCCAAGAAGCAGCATAGCAATACTAGTGCTAATACCGTTAAATCCTGTTGCCACCAAGACAGGGCTAAAATTCCCCCAATTCCGATACCAAGACAAAGATTAGCTACCCAAAACACTAAAGGTTTATTTCCTGTTAGGTTAACTACCGAATGCGCTTTATTAATGTCAATACCTGTTTCTGAATCAAAAACATCATTGCTCAGGTTTAACCAGGCAATAATCAAAATTGCCGCTCCTAAGAAGGTAAAAAAGAACTGGGGATTAAAAAGATGAGTTTTAGCAAAAGCAACTGCCGTACCCACGGCAATAGGCGCGATCGCTACACTATATATTGGCGGTTTAATTGCAGCTAGCCACAGCCGATGGTTTTTTTGGCTTATTTGCTTGGTAGTCATATGTGCAGTGTACTAGCGGGAATGATAGCTGTTCCACTTTGAAAGGCAACATTTAGTACCCTATCAGTTATCGTTACTGCTGTTTACCAAGTTTCATGAAAGTTAAAGTTTTGCCATAACTACTCTAGCTTGAGCTAATTTATAAAAACGAACTGTTGCCCTTAGTTGTCTTTAGCTAGGACTATTGCAGACAGTAGCCTATAATAAAAATCATAAAAATTGCCCTATTTAGTGGCTGTTTAATTATCAATGGTCAGTTTAATATCTTATTCTAGTTTTGCCGCCTAAACTTTTTGGGTAATGACACAATCTACCAGCTCTATGTCTTTTGCAACTCAATCTAGTAATTTTATTTTAAAAAATAATATCGATACAAAACTCAACAATTTTTGGCAGAATAAAGAACTGAATTTTGCCATTACCAAAGATACAGATATTATTAGTGTTTCTTGTCAAATTCCCAATGTCGATCCTCTTGCCTGCCTCCAAAAATTTAGCCATAGTCATTCGTTACATTTTTATTGGGAAAACTGTAGCAAGCAAGAAGCAGTATCAGCTTGGGGGATTACTCGCAGCGATTATCCCCAGAATAATTCCAGGTTTAGTTCGGCACAAAACTTTATCCAAGATTGTTTTCAACAAATTATTAGAGCGGGGGCGAGCGGTCTATCAATTGGAAAACCGAGCGTGTTTTGTAGCTTTACTTTTTTTGCCGATAATCAGGAGCCTGAGCCTTTTAAATCTGGAACTTTATTTTTACCTCGATTTCAGATAGTTAAAAAACATAAAAATTGCTGTCTAATTGTTAATTTTCCTTTAGAAAAAGGGGAAGATAAAAAATATTTGGTAAAACAGATCAAGCAAAAAGTAGATAGTATTCCTTGGTCTACATTAGGACAACTAAACCTAGAGCGAAAAAATAATTTGTTGTCAACAAATCGCGCTCGCTCACAAGACCCAGATTACTTTAAATCGGTTGTTGCTTCTGCTCTGGAGTCAATTGCTGCTGGTGAATTAAGCAAAATTGTTATTGCCCACACTACTGAAATCCAGTCTAAAGTTCCGTTTAAAATTATTGAATCTTTAGCTAATTTAAGAGGACTTCACCCAGATTGCTATATATTTTCTACGGGTAATGGTGCGGGACAAAACTTTATTGGAGCAAGTCCAGAACGTTTGTTGAGCGTTCAAAACCAACAGCTGGTAACGGATGCTCTAGCAGGATCTGCTCCTAGAGGCACGAATAATGCCGAAGATTTGCACTTGGCTAATTTATTGCTCAAAAATAGAAAAGAAAAGCGAGAGCATCAAGCCGTTCGTGACTTCATAATTGAGCGTCTGCGAGGTATCGGTCTAAAACCCCAGCAGCTGCCTTTACAACTGCTCAAGCTATCAAATATTCAACATCTGTGGACACCAATCTATGCTCACCTCCCCGCAGATATTGAGCCGTTAGAGATTGTAGCATTGCTCCATCCAACTCCTGCGGTAGCTGGTGTATCTACCGAAATTGCCTGTGAAAAGATCCGTTACTATGAAAAATCTGCTCGCTCTCTCTACGCAGCACCTCTAGGATGGGTAGACTACGAAGGAAATTGCGAATTTATTGTCGGTATTCGTTCGGCGCTAATTGATGGCGATCGCGCTATGCTATATGCTGGGGCAGGTATAGTTTCTGGTTCTAATCCTGACAAAGAATTTGATGAGGTGCAGCTAAAATTGCAGTCTTTGTTAAAAGCATTAGTGTAACTATATTTAACGATTACTGACGGCTCATATCAGATATAAACAAGAATGCGACAGATTCTGTAAGGGCAAACGCCGTTTGCCCCTACCCAAAACATCAAATGATCGATTTTCGTAATGTAAATACGCTGTGGGCATCGATATTAACCGAGACGTTGTATCGTTGTGGCATTACCACTGCTGTAGTTTGTCCAGGCTCACGTTCAACTCCTTTAGCAATTGCCTTTGCCAGTCATCAAGGAATTATCGCTATTCCAATTTTAGATGAGCGTTCGGCAGCCTTTTTTGCCCTTGGTAGAGCTAAAAAAACTGGTTTACCTACAGCGTTAGTTTGTACCTCTGGAACAGCTGGAGCCAATTTTTATCCCGCGGTAATCGAAGCCAAAGAAAGCGGTGTTCCTTTAATTATTTTGACGGCAGATCGCCCTCCAGAACTACGTAACTGTCATGCAGGACAAGCGATCGATCAGGTAAAGCTATACGGTAATCTTCCTAACTGGCAGTGTGAACTAGCATTGCCTGAAGCGACTAGCACCATGCTGCGCTATCTGCGACAAACCATGATTCAAGCATGGCAACAGTCTTTATTTCCCACTCCTGGAGTCGTACATCTTAATATTCCTTTACGCGAACCATTAATACCTATTGAACAATCATTAGCAATCAAAAATCAATTTTCAATTGAGGATTTCTTTTCGGCGGTTGCTAGTATACCAGTAAAGTATCCGAACGCTTCTTGTTCTTTACCCTGGAATAGTTGGCAAGGTAAGTCAGGCATTATTATTGCTGGTTTAGCCCAACCTCAAGATCCCCAAGCTTATTGTCAGGCGATCGCGCTTTTAGCTCAACACCTCTCTTTTCCTGTCTTAGCCGAAGCCTTATCTCCTCTGAGAAATTACGCACGACTTAATCCTTATTTGATTTCAACTTATGATTCAATTTTGCGTCAGTCACAAGCACACAAACTAATTCCCGAAGTGGTGATTCAAATTGGCGAACTACCCACCAGCAAGCAGCTAAGAACTTGGTTAGATAAACTGGGGATCGAGCGTTGGGTTATCGAGCAAAAAGTTGAGAACTTCGATCCGCTGCATGGCAAAACGATTCAGATTCATAGCTCAATTGAACAGGTTGCTCAAAATATAGCAATAGATGATCAAAATGGTTTAACATCAAGCTATTGTAAGCAGTGGTGCGAATTAGAAGCCATAACTAGAACTGGCTTAGATAGTACTCTCGAATCCCTCAGCGATCTACATGAAGCAAAGGCTGCATGGCTTGTTTCTCACAGTCTGCCATCAGGTACGCCAATTTTCATCGCCAACAGTATGTCGGTGCGTAATGCTGAATATTTTTGGCAACCTAACAACAATCAAATAGTTCCCTACTTTAACCGTGGAGCAAATGGGATTGATGGTACGCTTTCTACCGCTTTGGGTATTGCCTATCAAGATGCGGGGGTATTATTGACAGGAGACTTGACTTTACTACACGATACTAATGGCTTTTTGCTCCGTCAGAAATTTCAAGGGCATTTAACTATTATTGTAATTAATAATAACGGTGGGGGTATCTTCGAGATGTTGCCGATCGCCGACTTCCCCTCATTTGAAGAGTATTTTGCTACACCGCAATCAGTTGATTTGACTCAACTTTGTGCTGCCTATGATGTGGAACATCAAACAATAAAAAATTGGCAACAGTTAGGAAGCTTAATCAAAAACTTACCTAAGTCGGGCATCAGAGTTTTAGAACTTACTTGCGATCGCCATGCAGATGCTATTTGGTTAAAAAACAATCTGGGTAAATTTGGTAAATAACTATATATGAGCTACAAAAGTTAAGAAAATGGTTGAGTAAGCCAGTAGGCAAAGGTAATAAAACCAATGCTGGTGCTACACATTAGAACGTATAGAATACAGTACGGTTTTTTGTTTTTCACCTTTATAGGTAGATAGGTAGATAGGTAGATAGGTAGATTGGTAGATTGGTATTTTAAAAAGATTTTAAATATGCACCCAGTTTGATCCAGGTTGAGGGTGCGGTATTTATCTGTCAACACTTTTATAAGTTGGTGGTTGACTGTATTTATATATCTATATTAACCAATTTTAAGTTTTTAAACAATATTTTGGTAATTTTAATATTTAGCCAGATTTATCACTTATTTTCTTATTTAACCTTCGCTTACCTGCTACGATAAATCAAAACAAATTGAGTATCGAAAAGCAATACAGCATAACTTCACAAAATGTAATATAAAGCCAATTAACTGACCTTATTCATAAATTAACTATCTGTAAAGGGTAAACTCTGACGTGCTTGCTCTAGATATGCACACCATTTTGCGGCCAAAGAAATGTCAGTGAAGGGAATTTGTATAGATTCTCGGTCATTCAAGCTAAATTTCAGGGCGGTTTTTCCTTTGTTTGGCAGATTATCTAATTCTACAGTGCCTGGCGCAGCCATTTTGACAGGTCGATCTTTCACCATTAAATTGATTTCTACTACATCGTCCAAAGAAAAACTTTGTAAATCAATCATTCCTTTACGAGTAGGTTTACCCCAAGTGACTCGATCTTTTTTAATACCCAACACGGCATAAATATCAAACTTAGCGTTATCAAAATCCTCTGCCCAAACTTTATAAGCTTCTAGTTTTTGATATTCGTTCCAACCACTCCAGGCTAGCCAGATAAACGCTGCCAACAGCGGTAGCCACAAAAGTCCTCTTTCCATATTTATAATTAACTCTTGCTTAGTTCAGATTAATTTTATCTTGTCAGCTAATAGCTATTAGCCATCAGTAACAAGTTAAGACAAAATTCTATTTGTCAACCAATACTTGACAAATATTTATAAGATTATCAATCGCTTCCTATTATCGGTATTTAGAACTTTAACTTTCTTTTTCGTCTTAAATAGTCTAAGGTTGCGAATCGCCTTTCATCAATTTGCTGCTGCCTCTTTGACTATTCCCTGAGATATTGAACTCGGACAGGCATCTTGGCTAGACAGTCCCCACCGATAGTCTCAAGGGTACAACGACCAAGATGAGCGGCAGCAAGTAACCGTTGCATCCTCACCAAGATCTTTCAACTGTCCGCTTCATCGACTTGTTGGGCTGCGCTTCAACTTGTCGATAGTCCTCTACCCTCATACTTTAAGGGCAGCTTTGCCGATATTCTTCTAAATCGCCAATAATGTCTAGAATTTCAACGAACCGAGAGCCAAAGTCGGCCAACTTATATTCGACACGAGGCGGAATCTCAGGATAAGCAACTTTTTCGATAATACCAAAATTGACGAGATCCGTTAACCGCTCATTTAAAACTTTAGTTGTCAATCCCTCAGTTGCGCGAGTCATTGCTCCTGGACGGTTAGTTCCGTAGCCAATTAAGCGTAAAACTTCCAACATCGATTTACAACCCAGCGTATGCTCCACGATATAACTACCTTATCAAGGTTATTAACCAGAAGATTTTTGTGTAAGTGCCAGGGGTATTTTATAACTAATTCTAGTTCTAAGTTTTTTTGCAGCATCGTATTTCGCGATTACGCTGGGTGACTGCACCCGAATGGGTACCCTAATCGATCGCCTGTTACTCGAAACTACATCAAAATTTTTTCTATTTCCTTGACAAGCTGTTAGCTATTAGTTGTTTGTCGAAAAAAGTAAAGATGATAATTACCTAATCTCCAGTCATCTCAATAATTCCGCCACCCAAAACCATTTCTCCCTTATACAAAACCGCTGCTTGTCCTGGAGTTACGCCAAACTGATGTTCCTCAAACATAATTTTGATGCGGGAGTTTTCAAGAGGAATTATTTGTGCAGGTACAGATTGAGAACGATAGCGAATTTTAACTTCGGCGCTGATCGGTGTAGTTGGTTTAGCAATAGAAATCCAGTTCATTCTAGATGCTGTACATTCTAATCGTCCCCCAGCGTAGCGATCGCCTACTA from Coleofasciculaceae cyanobacterium includes:
- the menD gene encoding 2-succinyl-5-enolpyruvyl-6-hydroxy-3-cyclohexene-1-carboxylic-acid synthase; this encodes MIDFRNVNTLWASILTETLYRCGITTAVVCPGSRSTPLAIAFASHQGIIAIPILDERSAAFFALGRAKKTGLPTALVCTSGTAGANFYPAVIEAKESGVPLIILTADRPPELRNCHAGQAIDQVKLYGNLPNWQCELALPEATSTMLRYLRQTMIQAWQQSLFPTPGVVHLNIPLREPLIPIEQSLAIKNQFSIEDFFSAVASIPVKYPNASCSLPWNSWQGKSGIIIAGLAQPQDPQAYCQAIALLAQHLSFPVLAEALSPLRNYARLNPYLISTYDSILRQSQAHKLIPEVVIQIGELPTSKQLRTWLDKLGIERWVIEQKVENFDPLHGKTIQIHSSIEQVAQNIAIDDQNGLTSSYCKQWCELEAITRTGLDSTLESLSDLHEAKAAWLVSHSLPSGTPIFIANSMSVRNAEYFWQPNNNQIVPYFNRGANGIDGTLSTALGIAYQDAGVLLTGDLTLLHDTNGFLLRQKFQGHLTIIVINNNGGGIFEMLPIADFPSFEEYFATPQSVDLTQLCAAYDVEHQTIKNWQQLGSLIKNLPKSGIRVLELTCDRHADAIWLKNNLGKFGK
- a CDS encoding helix-turn-helix domain-containing protein; this encodes MLEVLRLIGYGTNRPGAMTRATEGLTTKVLNERLTDLVNFGIIEKVAYPEIPPRVEYKLADFGSRFVEILDIIGDLEEYRQSCP